In Ignavibacteriota bacterium, one genomic interval encodes:
- a CDS encoding endo-1,4-beta-xylanase has protein sequence MKLKYFSLILSFMLLSAWIKSASQSDAEIPALKEVFANSFYIGTSLNMNQIIGKDKKAVELVEKHFNTITAENIMKWEKIHPEPGKYNFEPVDSFVAFGRKNNMLIIGHTLLWHAQTPSWVFEDEDGKFVSRDTLLNRLKEHIMTVVGRYKGIIHGWDVVNEAIEDNGEFRKSKWYNIIGEDYIEKAFEFAHEADPNTELYYNDYNMWHIGKLKKVIELVKSLKSKNIKIDGIGLQGHWGLEYPSNNEIDFALSKYSELDVNLMITEHDVQVLPLPEKNIGADISKNYELQKKYNPFPTEFPDSMQVKLGKRYEDFFTLFNKYKNKISRVTFWGVSDSDSWHNNWPIFGRKAYPLLFDRNYLPKPAFKYIIKTVN, from the coding sequence TTGAAACTAAAATACTTTAGTTTGATTCTTTCATTCATGCTTTTATCAGCTTGGATTAAAAGCGCTTCACAATCCGACGCCGAAATTCCGGCGCTGAAAGAAGTTTTTGCAAATAGTTTTTATATTGGTACTTCTCTCAATATGAATCAGATAATTGGTAAAGATAAAAAGGCGGTTGAGCTGGTGGAGAAGCATTTCAATACAATTACAGCTGAAAATATAATGAAATGGGAAAAGATTCACCCGGAACCGGGTAAATATAATTTTGAACCGGTTGACAGTTTCGTGGCATTCGGCAGAAAAAACAATATGTTAATTATTGGTCACACATTATTATGGCATGCTCAAACTCCATCATGGGTTTTTGAAGATGAAGACGGAAAATTTGTTTCAAGAGATACTTTGTTGAATAGATTGAAAGAACACATAATGACGGTAGTAGGTAGATATAAAGGAATAATTCATGGCTGGGATGTAGTTAATGAAGCAATTGAAGATAATGGCGAATTCAGGAAATCAAAATGGTATAACATTATTGGAGAAGACTATATCGAAAAAGCATTTGAATTTGCACATGAAGCGGATCCCAATACAGAACTATATTATAACGACTATAATATGTGGCATATTGGCAAATTAAAAAAAGTAATTGAATTGGTAAAATCTCTAAAGTCAAAAAATATTAAAATAGACGGAATCGGTCTTCAAGGACATTGGGGCTTAGAATATCCTAGCAACAATGAAATTGATTTTGCACTTTCGAAATATTCAGAATTAGATGTGAACTTAATGATCACTGAACATGATGTACAAGTTTTGCCGCTTCCCGAAAAAAATATCGGCGCTGATATTTCGAAAAATTATGAACTTCAGAAAAAATATAATCCGTTTCCAACTGAGTTTCCCGATTCGATGCAGGTTAAACTGGGAAAAAGATATGAAGATTTTTTCACTTTGTTCAATAAATATAAAAATAAAATTTCTCGGGTAACTTTTTGGGGTGTTTCCGATTCAGACAGTTGGCACAACAACTGGCCAATATTCGGCAGAAAAGCTTATCCATTATTATTTGATAGAAATTATTTACCTAAACCTGCTTTTAAATATATTATAAAAACTGTCAATTAA
- a CDS encoding PmoA family protein produces MQTIRIYNSENPESYIVDLIFEMSCATDSPVKLLEYRYGGLGWRATEKWDQDNSEVLTSEGNTRKDADGSLAKWCVIQGEIDKDYAGIEIMSFPNNYNHPEPLRIWPLNQNERGDVFANFSPTKNMDWELIPGKTYVLKYRLLVFNGKLTKDIAENEWHNFANILHGVK; encoded by the coding sequence TTGCAGACAATCAGAATATATAATTCGGAAAACCCGGAAAGTTACATTGTTGATCTAATCTTTGAAATGAGCTGTGCAACAGACAGCCCGGTTAAACTTTTGGAATATCGCTATGGCGGGCTAGGTTGGCGCGCAACTGAAAAATGGGATCAAGATAATAGTGAAGTTTTGACTTCAGAAGGAAATACAAGAAAAGATGCGGACGGTTCATTGGCAAAGTGGTGCGTTATTCAAGGAGAAATTGATAAAGATTACGCTGGAATAGAAATCATGTCGTTTCCGAATAATTATAATCATCCCGAACCTTTGAGAATTTGGCCACTCAATCAAAATGAAAGGGGAGATGTATTTGCAAATTTTTCACCAACAAAAAATATGGACTGGGAATTGATTCCCGGTAAAACATATGTGTTAAAATATCGTTTGCTTGTATTTAATGGAAAATTGACAAAAGATATCGCTGAAAATGAATGGCATAATTTCGCAAATATTTTACATGGTGTGAAGTAA
- a CDS encoding PmoA family protein, with protein sequence MKSNNIILIFLLLNSITMKAQKVVEFEININQVDSALSIPVCIDLDEITKLPSENLSLFKNENGKLNKIISQIKEGEHRYLYWFLDGEDLHETSIKYQIKTDTSKYIEKNKIILKDNDGKIVFEKSNKPILAYQYKTLFPPEGIDLSYKRSGFIHPVYSPHGQILTQIQPKDHYHHYGIWNPWTHVLFESDTVDFWNLAKLEGTVKFDDIVSFNEGQIFSEIKVHHKHVVFKKNGLEKKFTK encoded by the coding sequence ATGAAGAGTAATAATATAATTCTTATATTTTTATTACTAAATTCTATTACGATGAAAGCACAAAAAGTTGTTGAATTCGAAATCAATATAAATCAAGTTGATTCTGCATTATCAATTCCGGTTTGCATAGACCTTGATGAAATTACAAAATTGCCTTCAGAAAATCTTTCATTATTTAAAAATGAAAACGGGAAATTGAATAAAATAATTAGTCAGATTAAAGAAGGCGAACACAGATATTTATATTGGTTTTTGGACGGAGAAGATCTTCATGAGACATCAATCAAATATCAAATAAAAACCGATACTTCAAAATATATTGAAAAAAATAAAATAATTTTAAAAGATAATGACGGTAAAATAGTCTTTGAAAAATCAAATAAACCGATTTTAGCTTATCAGTATAAAACCCTTTTCCCGCCCGAAGGAATTGATTTAAGTTATAAAAGAAGCGGGTTCATTCATCCGGTTTATTCACCGCATGGACAGATACTAACGCAAATTCAGCCGAAAGATCATTATCACCATTACGGAATTTGGAATCCATGGACTCACGTTTTGTTTGAATCGGACACTGTTGATTTTTGGAATTTGGCAAAGTTAGAAGGTACGGTAAAATTCGATGATATAGTTTCATTTAATGAAGGTCAGATTTTCAGCGAAATTAAAGTTCACCATAAACATGTCGTTTTTAAGAAGAATGGTTTAGAAAAAAAATTCACTAAATGA